The nucleotide sequence ATGTGTTCTGCTTTGGGTTTTTATCATGAGTGATGCACGGTTGATCAACGAAGTTGAAACTGAAATATTGTTGCGCTCATCAGGAGGCTTCGGTATGGTTCATCATATGATTAATCTGCCATGCGGTTTCAAGGGCACGGTATCCGTCCTCTGCCGAAACCATCGGTTTGGTGCCGTTGGAAATGGCTCTGTGAAATGCCTGAAGCTCTTCTTTAATAGCGTTGTGTGCAGGGATGTCCGGGTGTTCAAAATAAATTTCTCTTTTTCCTTTTTCGCCCAGATCCAGAACCATGGAGAATGGGTCGGGTTGATCCTGGATCTCTTTGATCCG is from Flavobacteriales bacterium and encodes:
- a CDS encoding gfo/Idh/MocA family oxidoreductase, with amino-acid sequence RIKEIQDQPDPFSMVLDLGEKGKREIYFEHPDIPAHNAIKEELQAFHRAISNGTKPMVSAEDGYRALETAWQINHMMNHTEAS